GAAGTATGTCGGAATGAATAAGATGGTATTCGATGATGCGGATAGAACGGTATATTTTAAAGACCCGCGCATGCGGATCGATTTTGGAGGAATCGCCAAAGGGTACGCGGTTGATGAAGTGGTGAAGATATTGAAGCGCCGCGGCATCAGGTCTGCCGTTATAAACATGGGAGGCGAGGTCTATTGCATGGGAAGTAGTACGGCGCGAAAAGGATGGTCTATCGGCATAAAAGATCCGGATGACAAAAAAAATATCATTGCTCGGCTGGTAATAAAAGATAAAGCAGTCGCCACTTCCGGTAACTACGAAAATTTTTATATCTCAGGCGGGAGGGAATACGGCCACATCATAAATCCGAGAACAGGGTATGCGGCGAGAAATAATTTACGAAGCGTTACGGTCGTTGCGGATGACTGCATGACTGCCGATGCGTTGGCGACGGCGATATTTGTGCTCGGCGAAAAAAAAGGGCTGGAATTTATTGAGAAACTACAGGGCGTAGATATATTGTTAGTCGCAAAAGACTTGGCGGGTACAAGGATAAGCATGTCAAGCGGCATGAAAGGTTATATAGCGAAAAAATGAAAAATAGAAAACGGGTCATGGTGGCTATGAGCGGCGGATTGGACTCATCCTTGTCCGCGGCTATCTTAAAAAAGAAGGGATTTGATGTCATAGGCGCGACTATGAAGTTATGGCCCGAGGAAGAATGCGCTAAGGATAAGGATGTCAGGGCATGCTGTTCTACGAGTGCCATAAGTGATGCGCGATCCGTCGCCGCTAGAATAGGCATCCCTTATTATGTATTTGATTTTTCCCGGGAGTTCGAAAAAAACGTAATAGACTATTTTTGCAGGGAATATAACCGCGGCGCTACGCC
Above is a genomic segment from Candidatus Omnitrophota bacterium containing:
- a CDS encoding FAD:protein FMN transferase; the protein is MIRKNSLIALLLLFFVLPGCAKSDVYKFTSLSMGTTVEVTICLDGIGIAAAKSAADESKARIEDINKMLSIFDKKSPVSLVNDDTSKKLRKLNPDLYLLTKRCNKYYVLTEGAFDITVEPLVEAWGFGPGEKKKCDPDTIAGILKYVGMNKMVFDDADRTVYFKDPRMRIDFGGIAKGYAVDEVVKILKRRGIRSAVINMGGEVYCMGSSTARKGWSIGIKDPDDKKNIIARLVIKDKAVATSGNYENFYISGGREYGHIINPRTGYAARNNLRSVTVVADDCMTADALATAIFVLGEKKGLEFIEKLQGVDILLVAKDLAGTRISMSSGMKGYIAKK